The DNA region GTCGGCGCGATGTTGAAGAAACGACTGGCCGAACCGAACATCGCATCGCCCAGCAACGACTCGGCACCGGCCGCGGCGCTCAGGTTGAGGTTGGGGTAGAAGCGGGTTTTGCCGGCGTCGATGTTCTTGCTCGCCGCCTCGACCCGCCAACGCGCGGCCACCAGGTCTGGACGACGACCGAGCAACTCGGCCGGCAGCACCGATGGCAACGCGACGGCGCTGGCCTGGAGGATTTTCGGCCGGGCGATTTCGTTGCCGCGATCCGGGCCTTTACCGAGCAAGACGGCCAAGGCGATTTTCGCGCTTTGCAGGCGTTTCTCGGCGTCGATCAGGCTGGCTTCGGAGGTGGCTTCCAGACTTTCGGTTTGCTGGAACTGGTACTGACTGTCGATCCCCGAGCTCAGGCGACGCTGGCTCAGATCGAGCATTTGTTTGGTGCGTTTGAGGTCTTCACTGGCCAGGTCGTAGACGATATGCGCCTGCCCCAGATCGCTGTAGGCGCGAGCCACGTCGGCGGACAACGTCAGCTGAGCGGCCTGTTGATCGACTTCGGCAGCACGGGCCTGGCCCAGTGCGGCTTCCCAGGCATCACGCTGACCACCCCAGAGATCGAAGTTGTAATTGAAAACGGCGCCGATGTTACGCACGGTGGAATAAGTGCCGCCCTGCCCGCTCGGGTCCTGATCCCGGGCCAGACGCGAACGACTGACGCCGGCGCTGGCATCGAGGGTTGGCATGCGGGCGGCGTCGGCGGCATAGGCGGCGGCGCTGGCCTGGTGAGCACGGGCGTCGGCGATTTGCATGTCGGGGCTGTCGTGAAGGGCTTCGCGGATCAAGCCGTCGAGCTGTGGGTCGCCGAGGCTTTTCCACCAGTCGCTTTTCGGCCAGGCCGCGGGCGACAGGGTTACGCCGCTGAGGGATTGCCCGGCCTTGAGGGTTTTCGCATCCAGGCTTTTGCCTTCAGTGGTCAGGCCACTGTAGCTGGCGCAACCGGCCAGGGTCATGGCCGCCAGCACCAGGCTCAGTCCCGTCCGCAGGGTTTTACTGCTCATTTGTCACCTACCCGCAGCAACGTGATCGAGTCACCGGCTGCCACCAAAATTTTCTTCAGGATCTGTTCGAGGGTTTGCAACTCCTCTGGGGTGATCGCGCCAGCCAGTTCATTCATGGCGTCGGCGCCGATCTCCGGCAGGCGGTCAGTCAACTGCTGGCCTTGTTCGGTCAGCACCAGCTGAACCTGACGGCGGTCCGCCTCGGAGCGTTGGCGGGCGAGGAAGCCTTTCTGTTCCAGACGATCGAGCATGCGGGTCATCGAACCGCTATCCAGCGACAGGTGACGGCACAGCTCGGCCGGGGTATCGACGCCGAATTGGGCCATGATGATCAGCACTTTGAACTGCGCGGCGGTGATGCCGTGGGGTTCCATGTGCGTGTCGATGATCCGGTCCTTGAGCAGCGCAGCGCGCCCGAGCAGGAGGCCGAGATGGCAAGTGTGGAATGCGTCTGGGGTGAAATGTTTCATCTGACCACCAATTAGCTGCCTAGGCAGAGAATGTATGACGAGATGTTACTGCCTAGGCAGCGAATGTCAACGCAATAGTTAGGTTGCTTGCTATTTAGTTGATAAATGGCGCGGGAAAGTTGCTTCGGATCAATGATCGCAGCGCGCCCTTCGCGAGCAAGCCCGCTCCCACAGGTTTGGTGTGATCTGTGTGGGAGCGGGCTTGCTCGCGAAGGCAGCGACCCGGTTTTGGAGGGGGCGGGGCTTAGAAATCCCGCTTGTAGAAGATGTCCAATGAACTGGCCACGCCCCCGGCGGCTTCGAGGTAGACCTTCTTGCTCAGCTTGTAACGCAAGGCGATGGTGTTGGCCGGCTCGAACACGCCAACGCCATAACGCAGGCTGAGCTTCTCGGAGATATTGCCGCTGGCCACCACGCTGGTGGCGTTGCCGCTGCCTTGGGTGTCGAGCTGGAAGTCCTGAATCCCCAGGTTCTTGGCCAACCCGCTGGTCACTCCCGAACTGCCCATCAACCCCAACCCCAGCGCGGCTTGGGCGAGCATGTTGTTGTCCTCACCGCTGGTGCTCAGCGGACGCCCCAGCACCAGATAGGACAACGCCTGCTCCTGGCTCATGGCCGGCTCGGAGAAGATCTGTGTGGTCGGCTGCTCGGCGCTGCCGCTCAGGCGAATGCCGGCGATCACGTCGTCGGTCTGGCGAATCGCTTCGATGTCCAAATACGGCTGGTCAATTGGGCCGGCAAACAACAAGCGCGCCCGGCGCACGGTCAATCGCTGACCGTAGGCGCGATAACGCCCATCGTTGAGCCAGAGCTCGCCGCGGGTGTCCAGGTTGTCGCCGATGTGCACATGACCTTGCAGGTTGGCGGTCAAGCCAAACCCGGCAAAACTGAGTTTGTCCTGCCCGACCATCACATCGATGTCCATCGCCATGACCATCGGGGGTTTGCCCTCTTCGGTCTGCTGGCCGACGATCACCGTGTCATCGGACACCTTGACCGTCGACGGCGGCAACTCGCGCACGGTGATCTCGCCTTTCGGCACCAGCACCTTGCCGGTAATCGCCAGTTTGTCGTCCTTCACCGAAATCTTCAGGTCCGGCGCCACTTCCAGTTTTGCGTAGGGCTCGACGGTGACGGGCAATTGCGTGCCTTTGAGCGCCAGATCCACCACCAGCGCATGACCCCAGGCAATGTTGCCATTCAGGCTACCCTGCCCGGTCTTGCCACTTTTCCAGCCGCCGTTCAATTGCACGGTTTCGCCAGCGATCACGGCTTGAAGTTGCAGCGCTTCGAGTTCCATCGGCAGTTCCGGCCCGGAAATCTCGCCGTCACTGAGCAACAGATTGCCGTTGACCTGCGGCGCCAGCAGCGTACCTGCGAGCGTGCCACTGCCATTCAAGCGTCCGGTCAGTTTCTCGACCATCGGCACAAACGGCCGCGCTACCGACAGGTCCAGTCCATTCAAACGGAATGAGCCGGTCAGTGGCTTGTCCTTCGGTAACGGATTGATCTGCGCCTGGAGCATAAGCTCACCGAGCTTGCCGCCGACGAAGTTGAGGTCAGTGTCGATGCGCTTGGGCGTGAGTTTGCTGTTGAGTTTCAGGGTCTGGTACGGGAAGTCCAGCCACTGGTCCTTCTCCTTGATGCGCAACGTGCCGCCGCTGGCATCGACGCTGATCTGCCCGTTCGGGCCGCTGGCCGGCAGGTCCAGTTGCAGGTCGGCGTTGAGTCGTCCCTTCCAGGCGAAATCCTTGGGCAACCACTGCGCCAGGCTGTCGATCGGGAACTGTTTGAGGTGATAACGCAGCTTTGGCTCAGGCATCAGGCGCTGATCCTCACCGCACAGACTGGCCGGGCCGGACGTCCAGCAATGAGCGCCAAAATTGATCTTGCCGTCCGCCAGCCGTTCAAGCTTTGCCGGGCCTTGCAGCTTCCAGTCTTGACCGCCGGCCTGGATATCGCCACTGGCCAGGTGCCCACGCCAATTGCCTTGGTCCAGATTGCCGTCGAGGCCGAGCGCGAGTTTCAGCTTCGGCCCTTGCAGGTCGAGGGTGAGTTTCTGGTTTTTGATATCGCCCTGGCCGCTGGCGGTCAGTGTGCCCAGCGACGTCTCACCGGCCTGAATGCCGCTGCCCTTGAGGTCGATTCTGGCCCGTTGCGCGCTGTCGAGGGTCGCGTCCAGATTCAGGCTTTGCAGGCGATTATCTTCGAAGGCCAGTTGCGTGCCTTGCAGTCCGAGCTTGCCTTGCGGCGCCTTGAGCGTCCCGGCGACATCGATGCGACCATTGAGCTGACCGCGCAGTTGCGGCCACAGCTGGGCCAGGCGCGGCAGCTTGATATCGATCTGACCGGCGAGCTTCTGTTGCAGGCTGCCCTTGCCGTTGATGCTGTTGTCGCCGAGGCGAATTTGCAACGCGCTGAGATTCCATTGCTCGCCACCGCCATCGGCTTTGGCCTGGATCACTGCCGGTTGGCCGCGCAGTTTGCCCTTCAAATCCAGGTCGGCGGTCAGGCTGAGTTTTTCATTCTTCATCTCGCCTTTGCTGCGCAACGGTCCGGCCAGGATGCCTGGTAATTCCGCGACCCAGTACGCCGGGTTGATCGCCGACAGGTCCAGCGCCGTGTCCCAGGCAATGCCGTCGGCGAATTGCAGGTTCAGGTGCCCTTCGGCCTTGCCCTGCCCGGCTTCGAGTTGAATTTGTTGCAGGTAGATTTTCGTCAGGTCGCCGCTGAACGGGCTGGTCAGGCTGAACGCCCCGGCCGGGCCGTCGAGTGCGGCGTTGAAGTGCCCCATGTACTTGCCGTCGGTGTAGGAGACTTCACCGTTGAAGCTGCGCAACGCTACTTCTGGCTCGTCGATCGACGGATAGAGGCGATGCCACGGGAAATCCAGCCAATCGATTTTTGCGTCGGCACTCAAGCCTTTGCTCCAGTCGAGGTTGCCAGTGAGTTTTAGGCTTTGTTTATCGTTGGCCGTGAGGTCCAACCCGGTGATCTGAGCGCCATTGGCGTCGACCTTGCCTTGCAGCAACAACGCGACCGGGCCAAATTCTGCGGGCAACGTGGCTTTGCCGAGCAACTGGTAACCGTTTTTCAGGTCGCCGTCGCCGGTGAGTTCCAGTTGGTTGAGTTGCAGAGTGTCCGGCAGATCGGCGCCGGGCTTGAAGCCGTCAGCGGTGATCCGCACCTTGGCCGGCAGGTTTTCCACCAGCGGTTGCAGTTCGCCGGTCAATTGCCCGTTGAGGTAACCGCTGCTGTCGGCTTTCAGGTTCAGGGTTTTCAGCAGATCGCCGTCGACCTTCAAGGCCAGCGTCCAAGGCCCGATGCCGGGGGCTGGCAGGGTCAGTTTGCCTTCCGCCTTGAGCGGCCAGTTACCGCTGGGTTGCAGCAGGCCTGAAAGATTCAGGCTCAGGTCATCCCTTTGCAAATGAACGGAATCGATCTGCAAACCTTTGGCCGTCCAGTGCGCCGCCAGTTGCAAGCCCTTGAGTTCTTCGCTGCCGTTGAACATCAGGCTGCCGACCTGGACGTCGCCCAACTCAATGGCCAAGGGCAGTTTCAAATCCGGGAGGCTGATCGGCCCGCTGCTTTCTTCTTCCGTGCCCGGCGGGAATTGCAGGCTGACCTGATCGGCTTTCAATTGCTCGATGCACAGGGTCATGCGCGTCAGGCACAACGGCGACCAGGCGAAAATCACCTTGTTCAGCTCGACGCGGCTGGTGTCCTGCTGCCACAGCACATGGTCGGCACTCCACTGTCCACCCAGACGACCCTGGAAATTCTCGACGGTCAAACCCCGCACAAAGCCGAGCGCCCAACGACTGCCCGTCGCCGTGCCAAGCACCGTGGCCACGGTCAGGACGACCAGCATCAGCAGCGCCAGAATCGCCAGCAGCGTTATTTTCAAACCACGATTCACAGCTCAGGCCCCATGGAAAAGTGCAGTCGAATGCCGCCGTCGTCGTCCATCGCATGGGCCAGGTCGAGGCGTATCGGCCCTACCGGAGAAACCCAGCGCACACCGATGCCGACGCCGGTCTTGAGGTCCGGCAGTTCGAGGGTATTGAAGGAGTTGCCTTGGTCGATGAAGGTCGCGACCCGCCATTTTTCGGCGATGGAGTACTGATATTCAACGCTGCCGGCAACCATGTAGCGGCCACCGATGCGGTCACCTTCGGAGTTTTCCGGGGACAGGCTCTGATAGTCGTAACCGCGCACGCTCTGATCGCCACCGGCGAAGAAGCGCAACGACGGCGGTACCGATTTGTAGCCGTTGGTGGCGCTGCCGCCGACCTGCACCCGCCCGAGGAAGCGGTGTTTGTCGAAGACCGTGGTCAAGCCTTTCACCAGCGCGGTGCCGTAGACCAGATTGGTGTCCGAGCCCATGCCTTCCTTGGCCACTTTGGTCGCGAACTCCAGACGATAGCCGTTGTGCGGGTCGATACGGTTGTCGCTTTTCAGATAGGAGTAGTTGACGCCAGGCATCAGCAACGTGCTGAGCCCTGAGTCGTCGCCGAGCCTGTATTCCTCGCGCTGCCACTTGAGCGACACCACCCGCTGCCAACCACTGGGCAGCTTGCTGTGCCACTCGGGGCCGAGGGTCAGCAGTTTGCTGAGGGAGTCCTTGTCGGCGATTTCTTCGTTCTGATAACCACCGGCGAACCGCAGCTTGTCGGTCAGCGGCGGGTCCAGGGGAATGTCATAGAACACACCGACGTTCTGCCGAGGCGCCGAAACTTCGGTCTCCCAGCCATAGCTGTGTCCCTGAGGGTTGACCCAGTGCCGGGTCCAGTTGGCCTTGACCCGTGGGCCGACGTCGGTGGAATAACCCAGCCCCAGACCCATGGTCCGTGGTTTGCGCGTTTCGAGTTTGACGTCTACCGGGATCACGTCGTTCTTGGACGCCGTCGGCGCCGCATCCACCCGCACGCTTTCGAAATAGCCGCTCGATTGCATGGCTTGATTGAGCTCGGCGATCAATTCGGAGTCATAAGGGGCGCCCGCCTTGAATGGCACCATGCGCCGCAGCAGGTCTTCGTCGAACGGCGAATCCCCCTCAAAACTGACCTTGCCCAGTGAATAGCGTGGGCCACTGTTATAGATCAGTTCGATGTCGGCAACGCCGGCTCGCGGGTCGACCGACAATTTCTGGCTGCTGAAGTAACCGCTGAAAAAACCGTAGCGCGAGGCCTGATTCTGAATCAGGCGCTTGGCGTCTTCGTAATGGCCATGGTTGAGCACTGCGCCGGTTTTCAGCGCATTGCTTTTGGGTACACGAAAGGATTTGAGGGAGGCGGCCGGGCCGTCGACGCGAATAGTGACGTTGCGCAAATGCACCGGCTCGCCGGGATCGATGTTCAGCACCAGGCGAGGCGTCTTGCCGCCCTTCACATCCGAGTCGATCTGCGGCTGATAATAACCCAAGGCCTGGGCGGCCTTGCGCGCCTGTTCTTCAGCGCCACGACTGAAGCGCAGCAAGGCTTCTTCGTCTCGATCGCCGAGGCTGCCGATATAGCCCTCTATATTGGCCTTCAGTTCATCGTTGGACGGTTTGATCCGAACATCCAATTCACTTTGCGCCAGCGCCGCGCAGCTGGTAATCAGCATCAGCACGCCGCTGGTAATTCTTCCTGGAAACTTCATAGGCGCGGATGCTATCACGAGCTTGGGAGCGTGATAGAGCCTGGCGTGCGATGAAAGGTCTACCTTTATGCCGTTGCTGTTTGTAACACCTGCGGATTGGCGTGGAAAAACACGTGTTCGCGAATTGGTCCTACGGCGACCTCACCGATTTCCTCATAGCCCTGACGCTTATAGAACTCCAGATAACGAGGATTCCCAGTATCGAGGATCACACCCTCGGAGTGTTCATCCACCGCGCACCAGTTGTGCACCGCTTGCAGCAATTGTTCACCAAAGTGCTTGCCCTGAAATTGCGGATGCACTCCCAGCAACGGCAGCAGGTGCACCGAGTCGGACGGCACGCAAGCCATCACGGCATCGTGATACTCGAGATAGCGTCGGGTGCAGCGAAAGCCGGTGCTGAGCACCATGCGCAGACGCCAGGCCCAACTTTCAGTGATGCCCAGGCGACGTTGCGGCGGCGCGATCAACGCGATGCCGATCAACCGGTCGTTGACCAGCAGGCCGATGGCCGGCAAGTCCTGAAGAAAGTGTTGTTTGACCAGTTCGCGCACGGTGGCACGGACCCGCTGTTCATAACCGGGACGCTCCGCTTCGAACAGGTAGCCGAACGTCGGCTCATGCCGGTAAGCCTGGTACAACAGCGAACGTGCTTCGCGGGAATAGCCGCTGTCGAGCATGTGAATATCGGCGATGACGGTCGAGGTTTCGGGCATAACGGTAGATCTCCCCTGGCACAGGTCAGATGACTGCGCTCTTCTGGTTACGAGCCTATAGCGCTGGCACAGTTCCTTTCTGATCCGAATCAGTGTTGGTTGTGATGCCGCCATCGTCGGATCGCCGCCCGGAACAAGCTCGCTCCCACAAAGGTATAGACCAGACTCGTCCCCTGTGGGAGCGAGCTTGCTCCGGGCGGCGTTCCGACGATGAGGCCCGCATTGGCGATGGAAGACCTACCGCCAAACACGAATGCCCTCACCCCACACTGGCCCCATTCCTACATGTCAGCTAGCATCGCCCTTTTGCCAGGACTGCCGACCATGAAGATCGTCTCCTTCAACATCAACGGGCTGCGCGCTCGCCCCCATCAGCTGGCGGCGCTGATCGAAAAGCATCAGCCAGATGTGATCGGACTGCAGGAAACCAAGGTTCACGACGACCAATTCCCGCTGGCCGAGGTTCAGGCGCTGGGCTATCACGTGTATTTCCACGGTCAAAAAGGTCATTACGGCGTGGCCCTGCTCTCGCGTCAGGAGCCTCTCGCGCTGCACAAAGGTTTCGCCACCGATGAAGAAGACGCTCAGCGCCGCTTCATCTGGGGCACGTTCGCCGATGCCAATGGCGTGCCGGTGACCATCATGAACGGCTATTTCCCACAGGGCGAAAGCCGCGATCACCCGACCAAGTTCCCGGCCAAAGACCGCTTTTATAACGATCTGCAGCAATTACTGGAAAGCCAGTTCAGCAACGATCAGCCGCTGGTGGTGATGGGCGACGTGAACATTTCCCCGGAAGACTGCGACATCGGTATCGGCCCGGACAACATGAAGCGCTGGCTGAAAACCGGTAAATGCAGCTTCCTGCCGGAAGAACGCGAGTGGATGGCCCGTTTGAAGAACTGGGGCCTGGTGGACAGTTTCCGTCACTTGAACCCAGAGGTGGCCGACCGTTTCAGCTGGTTCGACTACCGTAGCCGCGGTTTTGAGGATGAGCCCAAGCGTGGGCTGCGGATTGACTTGATCATGGCCTCCCACGGGTTATTGCCACGCGTGAAAGATGCGGGAGTGGATTACGAACTGCGCGGGATGGAAAAACCATCGGATCACGCGCCGATCTGGCTTGAGCTGAGCTAGAAGCAAAAGATCGCAGCGTTCCGCAGCTCCTACAGGGTGTACGCCGCCCCATTGTAGGAGCTGCGGAACGCTGCGATCTTTTGATCTGTCATCTTTCGGACATCTTACTGACTTATTCTCCCGGCACTTCCTTTGGCTTATAAGGTGCCGGCATGACGCTGCGCGTGTTGTTCCTGTTGATGCTGTGCGCCTGCCTGCCGCTGACGGCTTCGGCTGGCGCGTTGCCGACGCCCGAGGCTGGCCCGGTGCTGCGCATCCAGGGTTCCAACACCATTGGCGCGGCATTGGGCCCGGCGCTGGTCGAGGGGTTGATGCGCGAACAGGGCCTGCTGAAGGTTCACAACGAGGCCCCGGACAACGCCAACGAACTGCGCGTTGTTGGCGAAACCGCTCAGGGCCGTCGGGTCGTGGTGGATGTCGCAGCCCACGGTTCCAGCACCGGTTTCACCGCCCTGAAAACCGCCACCGCCGACCTCGCCGCCTCCTCGCGCCCGATCAAGGACAACGAACGGGTGGACCTCAAACCCTTGGGCGACTTTAAAAGCGCCGGCGCCGAGCAAGTCATCGCCATCGATGGCCTGGCGATCATTCTTCATCCGCAAAATCCGTTGAGCGAACTGAACACCGAACAACTGGCGCGAATCTTCAGCGGCGAGGCAAAAACCTGGGAAGAACTCGGCGGCACCGGTGGGACGATTCATCTCTATGCGCGGGATGACCAATCGGGCACCTACGACACGTTCAAGGAATTGGTCCTCAGCCGCCGTGGGAAAACGCTGAGCAGCGCTGCGAAACGGTTCGAATCCAGCGAGCAATTGTCCGACGCCGTCAGCCTCGACCCGCAAGGTATCGGCTTCATCGGCCTGCCTTACGTGCGTCAGGCCAAAGCCGTGGCGATTGCCGATGGCCAATCCCAAGCCATGTTGCCGCTAAACAGCCTGATTGCTACGGAAGATTATCCGTTGTCGCGCCGGCTGTTCTTTTACCTGCCGCCCAATGGGAAAAATCCCTGGGCCGACGCATTGGTGGCGTTCACCCAAAGCAGCAAGGGTCAGGCGATTGTCGCGACCAATGGTTTTATCGCCCAAACCGTCCAGGCCATGACGGTCACACCGAATGCATTAATGCCGGAGGGTTATCAGGCGCTCAGCCGTCACGCCCAACGACTGACGGTGAATTTTCGTTTCGAAGAAGGCAGTGCGACGCTGGACAACAAGGCACGGCAGGACCTGTCGCGGGTGCTCGACTATATAAATCAGCACGAGAAAACCAATCGGCAGGTGACGCTGGTGGGGTTTGGCGACGCCAAGAGTGATCCGGCGCGGGCCGATCTGCTGTCGAAACTGCGCGCCATGGCGGTGCGGCGGGAACTGGTGAAAAGCGGCGTGGTGTTACGCGAGATTCGTGGTTTTGGCGCCGAGATGCCAGTGGCGGCCAATAGCGCGGATGAGGGGCGAATCAAGAATCGGCGGGTTGAGGTGTGGGTGCATTGATGGTGTGTGTGTGTGTGTAGCAGCTGTCGAGCCTGCGAGGCTGCGTTCGGCTGCGAAGCAGTCGTAAAATCAGACGATGCGGTGTTTCAGGGAGACCGCACATATAGGTTTTACGACTGCTGCGCAGCCGAACGCAGCCTCGCAAGCTCGACAGCTGCTACAGGGTGCAAATCAGCCAAGCAGCTTCTGCAACTGCGCCGTGGTGTCCACCGCGCCCATCGTCTTGGCGGCATCCAGCGCAGAGACGCCATTGGCGTCCTTGGCTTTCGGGTCGGCGCCTTTGCTGATCAGGTAGTCGACGATTTCGACGCGATTGAACATCGCCGCCATCATCAGCGCTGTACGGCCATCGAAGGACGAACCTTCCACTTGCGCGCCGCCTTCAACCAGTGCCTTGACCACCGCCAGGTCACCCTTGAACGCCGCGCCGGCAATCGGGCTCTGGCCGTTGTCGTTGCGGATTTCCGGGTCGGCCTTGTGTTCGAGCAGGACTTTTACGGTATCCACATGGCCGTGGTAAGCGGCCAGCATCAGCAAGGTGTCGCCCTTGTGGTTACGCAGGTTCGGCGGCAGGCCCTTGGTCAACAGCGCAGCCATCATGGCCGCATCGCCCTCGCGCGCCTTGTTGAATACCTGTTCGGCAAATTCAGCGGCTTCTTCGGGGGTCATCTGGCGGCTTTGGTCTGACATTGGGCACTCCACGTTCTGTTATTCGCAAAGCCGACAGTTTCCCGAGCAGCCCCGAGGCTGTCACTTCTTTTTTCTCATGAAAGGCCATAGGCACATTCAATAGCGCTGCATTCAATAACGAAAAGCGCCGCCGTGAATATCCGCCAGCAACTGCGGAGTGACCTGCACGTATGTCTGGGTCCCCGGCAGCCAGGCGTAGATCGGATCATCGCCAGTTTTGCCGGGGTCGAAGGCTTCGTCCTTGAGGCGGGTCTTCTGGTATTTGAAGGTGCCGGTGGTCTCCATTTTCACCTTCACCCGCAGGAACAACGGCACCGCATAGGCGGGCATTTGCTCACGGGCGAAAGCCAGCAGTTCACTGAAATCCAGGGTCGCCAGGGACTCGGCTGGCGTAATCGCCGCCATCCCCGCACGCCCGTTGGTGTTGCGGATTTCCACGCCGTAGGCCACGGCTTCGGAAATATTCGGGTGTTGCAAAAGGATGTTTTCGACTTCGGTGGTCGAGACGTTTTCGCCCTTCCAGCGGTAGGTATCACCCAACCGGTCAACAAACTGCGCGTGACCAAAACCGATGTTGCGCAGCAGGTCACCAGTATTGAAATAACGGTCGCCCTTCTCGAACACGTCGTGCAGCACAACCTTTTCGGTCTTCTGCGGATCGGTGTAGCCGTCCAGGGGCGCCTTGTCGTTGATCTTCGCCAGCAACAGCCCCTGCTCGCCTTTGGCAACCTTGCGCATGAAGCCCTTGGCATCCCGAATCGGCTCACCGCTGTCGTGGTCGTACGCCGCCAACTCCCATGACATCAGGGAAAAACCGACGGTGTTATCAAAGTTGAGGATGTTGGTGAAACCGATGTTGCCGTCGCTGGCGGCGTAGAGCTCGCAGATGTGATTCACCGCAAAACGTGTCTTGAACTCGCCCCACGCGCCGGGGCGCAGGCCATTGCCGATCATCTTCGTCACGCGGTGCTTGCTGTCGTCGGCGCTGGGCGGTTGATCCACGAGGTAGCGGCACAGTTCGCCGACGTAACCGAGGGTGGTCGCGCGGTACTTGCGCACATCGTTCCAGAATTGACTGGCGCTGAACTTGCGGCGAATGGCAAAACCCGAGGCGCCACTGATCGCCGAGCCCCAGCACACGCACAGCCCGGTGGCGTGATAGAGCGGCAAGGTGCAATAGACGACATCCTCCGGGCGCATATCCAGGGCGATCAGCCCGAAGCTTGCGGAGCTGCGCATCCAGCGGCCGTGCTTGAACACCCCGGCCTTGGGCAAGCCGGTGGTGCCCGAGGTGTAGATATAGAAACAAGGGTCGTCGAAAAATACCTGCTGACTGCTGGCAGGGTTGTCGCTGGAGCTGTCGGCACTGGCCGTCATCAGGTTGATGAAGCCGTCGGGCGCAATGCCGGGATGGCTGAAGGTGTCTCGATCAGCGACGAACCAGGTGCGCGCCGCGTCGATCGACACCCGTTCGCGAACCGCCGAAAACGCCGGGACCAGCTCTTCTCCGACAATGATCGCCGCGGGTGCCACCAGGTTCAGGCTGTGAGCCAGGGTATCGCGGGTTTGCGAGGTATTGAGCAAGGCACTGATCGCGCCGACCTTGGCCACCGCCAGAATCGTCACCAGCAGTTCCGGGCGATTCTCGATAAAGACCGCCACCACATCGCCCTTGCGGATGCCTTGGGCAATCAGATGATGGGCAATGCGATTGGCCCATTGGTTGACCTGAGCATACGTCAGCGCCACCTCGCCCTGCAGCAATGCCGGGCCATCGGGATTGCGCAACGTCGCTTGTTCGAAGCTCCAGCCCAGGCCACACGATTGGGTCGGGTCCTTGACGTTGGCGGCTTTCATGCCCTTCACCACGCGAGGAATGGCTTTGGCAATGGAAGGCAGCTTGCGGAGCATCATGCCCCAGGTAATCGTGTCGTGCGGCGTGCGGCTCATGGTTGCTCCCGGTCGATCTTTTTATTGTTCGGGCGGCGTTGATTGAGGCCGAAAATACGTCAGCGGTTC from Pseudomonas sp. ACM7 includes:
- the xthA gene encoding exodeoxyribonuclease III; this encodes MKIVSFNINGLRARPHQLAALIEKHQPDVIGLQETKVHDDQFPLAEVQALGYHVYFHGQKGHYGVALLSRQEPLALHKGFATDEEDAQRRFIWGTFADANGVPVTIMNGYFPQGESRDHPTKFPAKDRFYNDLQQLLESQFSNDQPLVVMGDVNISPEDCDIGIGPDNMKRWLKTGKCSFLPEEREWMARLKNWGLVDSFRHLNPEVADRFSWFDYRSRGFEDEPKRGLRIDLIMASHGLLPRVKDAGVDYELRGMEKPSDHAPIWLELS
- a CDS encoding substrate-binding domain-containing protein produces the protein MTLRVLFLLMLCACLPLTASAGALPTPEAGPVLRIQGSNTIGAALGPALVEGLMREQGLLKVHNEAPDNANELRVVGETAQGRRVVVDVAAHGSSTGFTALKTATADLAASSRPIKDNERVDLKPLGDFKSAGAEQVIAIDGLAIILHPQNPLSELNTEQLARIFSGEAKTWEELGGTGGTIHLYARDDQSGTYDTFKELVLSRRGKTLSSAAKRFESSEQLSDAVSLDPQGIGFIGLPYVRQAKAVAIADGQSQAMLPLNSLIATEDYPLSRRLFFYLPPNGKNPWADALVAFTQSSKGQAIVATNGFIAQTVQAMTVTPNALMPEGYQALSRHAQRLTVNFRFEEGSATLDNKARQDLSRVLDYINQHEKTNRQVTLVGFGDAKSDPARADLLSKLRAMAVRRELVKSGVVLREIRGFGAEMPVAANSADEGRIKNRRVEVWVH
- a CDS encoding long-chain-acyl-CoA synthetase, whose product is MSRTPHDTITWGMMLRKLPSIAKAIPRVVKGMKAANVKDPTQSCGLGWSFEQATLRNPDGPALLQGEVALTYAQVNQWANRIAHHLIAQGIRKGDVVAVFIENRPELLVTILAVAKVGAISALLNTSQTRDTLAHSLNLVAPAAIIVGEELVPAFSAVRERVSIDAARTWFVADRDTFSHPGIAPDGFINLMTASADSSSDNPASSQQVFFDDPCFYIYTSGTTGLPKAGVFKHGRWMRSSASFGLIALDMRPEDVVYCTLPLYHATGLCVCWGSAISGASGFAIRRKFSASQFWNDVRKYRATTLGYVGELCRYLVDQPPSADDSKHRVTKMIGNGLRPGAWGEFKTRFAVNHICELYAASDGNIGFTNILNFDNTVGFSLMSWELAAYDHDSGEPIRDAKGFMRKVAKGEQGLLLAKINDKAPLDGYTDPQKTEKVVLHDVFEKGDRYFNTGDLLRNIGFGHAQFVDRLGDTYRWKGENVSTTEVENILLQHPNISEAVAYGVEIRNTNGRAGMAAITPAESLATLDFSELLAFAREQMPAYAVPLFLRVKVKMETTGTFKYQKTRLKDEAFDPGKTGDDPIYAWLPGTQTYVQVTPQLLADIHGGAFRY
- a CDS encoding ankyrin repeat domain-containing protein gives rise to the protein MSDQSRQMTPEEAAEFAEQVFNKAREGDAAMMAALLTKGLPPNLRNHKGDTLLMLAAYHGHVDTVKVLLEHKADPEIRNDNGQSPIAGAAFKGDLAVVKALVEGGAQVEGSSFDGRTALMMAAMFNRVEIVDYLISKGADPKAKDANGVSALDAAKTMGAVDTTAQLQKLLG
- a CDS encoding N-acetyltransferase, whose amino-acid sequence is MPETSTVIADIHMLDSGYSREARSLLYQAYRHEPTFGYLFEAERPGYEQRVRATVRELVKQHFLQDLPAIGLLVNDRLIGIALIAPPQRRLGITESWAWRLRMVLSTGFRCTRRYLEYHDAVMACVPSDSVHLLPLLGVHPQFQGKHFGEQLLQAVHNWCAVDEHSEGVILDTGNPRYLEFYKRQGYEEIGEVAVGPIREHVFFHANPQVLQTATA